The Carnobacterium sp. 17-4 genome has a window encoding:
- a CDS encoding prephenate dehydrogenase, producing the protein MNIAIVGLGVIGGSFAKGLQAAGYTNVYGIDVSESTLKIAVDQGMIKQGFVEANDILRDMDVIMISLYPNQIAPFVEQYKNILKDGAILTDVTGVKTAIIEKVSKVLPSTVDFVFAHPMRGSEKQGIIGADYTRFIGANALIIPIPTNKEASLQLIEKLYREIGFNQVTRVSPGKHDEQIAYVSQLMHVLSVAVVNSQQASEETLTFAGNSFQELTRIADINAELWSELFLNNRTALLTSIEQFETELNTMKRTLADNDEDELKKIFKQATSKRREWY; encoded by the coding sequence ATGAACATTGCGATTGTCGGTTTAGGAGTCATTGGTGGTTCGTTTGCTAAAGGTCTTCAAGCAGCTGGTTATACCAATGTTTACGGGATAGACGTCAGCGAATCCACGTTAAAAATAGCTGTAGATCAAGGAATGATCAAACAGGGATTTGTAGAAGCTAATGACATTTTGCGGGATATGGATGTCATTATGATTTCTCTTTATCCTAACCAAATTGCGCCATTTGTCGAGCAATATAAAAACATCTTGAAAGATGGAGCTATTCTAACCGATGTGACGGGTGTTAAAACAGCGATTATAGAAAAAGTCTCTAAAGTACTTCCTTCAACAGTCGACTTTGTATTTGCTCATCCGATGCGTGGAAGTGAAAAACAAGGGATTATTGGAGCAGACTACACACGATTTATAGGAGCGAATGCTTTGATTATTCCTATTCCGACAAACAAAGAAGCTTCTTTACAACTTATTGAGAAGCTTTATAGAGAGATTGGCTTTAATCAAGTAACGCGTGTTTCTCCTGGAAAACATGATGAACAAATCGCCTATGTCAGTCAATTGATGCATGTCTTGTCTGTAGCAGTTGTAAATAGCCAGCAAGCTTCAGAAGAAACACTGACGTTTGCAGGAAATAGTTTTCAAGAATTGACAAGAATTGCTGATATCAATGCTGAATTGTGGAGTGAACTGTTTTTAAACAACCGAACAGCCTTATTGACGTCGATTGAACAATTCGAGACTGAACTAAATACTATGAAACGTACACTAGCAGATAATGATGAAGATGAGCTGAAAAAGATTTTTAAACAGGCTACTAGTAAACGAAGAGAATGGTACTAA
- the aroQ gene encoding type II 3-dehydroquinate dehydratase, translated as MKIVIINGPNLNFLGTREPEIYGRQTLKEIESKIQQYAEIQEVDCSFFQSNSEGDLIDRIQQAHMDKVDGIVLNPAAYTHYSYAIQDAVKSVTIPTVEVHLSAIHSRESFRKESVVAPACIGQISGFGATGYLLAIQALKEVRNKGENE; from the coding sequence ATGAAAATCGTTATTATTAATGGACCAAATTTAAACTTTTTAGGTACCCGTGAACCCGAGATATATGGTAGGCAAACATTGAAAGAGATAGAAAGTAAGATTCAACAATACGCTGAAATTCAAGAAGTAGACTGTTCCTTTTTTCAAAGCAACTCAGAAGGGGATTTGATTGACCGAATCCAACAAGCCCATATGGATAAGGTAGACGGGATCGTTCTTAATCCTGCAGCGTATACTCATTACAGCTATGCCATTCAAGATGCAGTGAAGTCAGTAACGATACCAACTGTAGAAGTGCATTTAAGTGCCATTCATTCCCGGGAGTCTTTCCGGAAAGAGTCTGTCGTAGCACCAGCTTGTATTGGACAAATTTCAGGATTTGGAGCAACAGGTTATTTGTTGGCTATCCAAGCATTGAAAGAAGTCAGAAATAAAGGTGAGAACGAATGA
- a CDS encoding shikimate kinase, protein MKTNIVLIGMTGSGKSTIGEKLSQQLGMPFKDIDLFIEHTTKQTIPELFEVSEAHFRAIETKACKKLAVTEDHTVISCGGGVVLNPENIQALGKTGWIVFINRPIEHIIKDIEIGHRPLLKGGKDKLYQLYEQRLDLYQSFADFRVDNQSNLEDVLNTIKNNLPKTITHKRRG, encoded by the coding sequence ATGAAGACGAATATAGTGTTGATTGGGATGACAGGTAGTGGTAAAAGCACGATTGGAGAAAAACTTAGTCAACAACTAGGCATGCCGTTTAAAGATATCGATCTTTTTATTGAACACACAACAAAACAAACCATTCCGGAACTATTTGAAGTGAGTGAAGCTCATTTTAGAGCAATAGAGACAAAAGCATGCAAAAAACTAGCAGTAACTGAAGATCACACGGTCATTTCGTGTGGTGGCGGAGTCGTTCTGAATCCCGAAAATATTCAGGCACTAGGAAAAACAGGCTGGATTGTGTTTATTAATCGGCCTATCGAACACATCATTAAAGATATCGAAATTGGTCATCGACCATTATTAAAAGGTGGCAAAGATAAGCTGTACCAATTATATGAACAACGTTTGGATTTATACCAGTCATTCGCCGATTTTAGAGTGGATAATCAATCCAATTTAGAAGATGTACTGAACACTATCAAGAATAATCTTCCAAAAACCATTACGCATAAAAGGAGAGGTTAG
- the aroE gene encoding shikimate dehydrogenase, which yields MKFYGLLGESLVHSYSPSLHKLIYQKIRLDAAYKLFAFPPTELKKAMEGIRTLSINGVNVTIPYKETVIPYLDEIDSFAKKLGAVNTIENINGKLIGHNTDYDGFGLILNRRQWNVNGKIAVVLGSGGASKTVEAYLMDHGIKMIYIVSRNPERFKNTKNKRYTNYENAQSLTGDFLINTSPVGMYPNVKETPLSEKVIQRFDYLIDLIYNPSETTFLRLGCENNKQTANGLDMLVGQAVRAVEIWEKCSIDEQVTEELISEWKRQTGESL from the coding sequence ATGAAATTTTACGGATTATTAGGAGAATCGCTTGTACATAGCTATTCTCCAAGCCTTCATAAGTTAATTTATCAAAAAATAAGACTAGATGCTGCTTACAAGCTCTTTGCGTTTCCTCCAACAGAATTAAAAAAAGCGATGGAAGGTATTAGAACGTTATCTATCAATGGGGTAAATGTCACAATACCTTATAAAGAAACCGTTATTCCTTATCTAGATGAAATTGATTCATTTGCAAAAAAATTGGGAGCAGTGAATACGATTGAAAATATAAATGGGAAATTAATCGGACACAATACAGATTACGATGGCTTTGGTCTGATTTTGAACCGTAGACAATGGAATGTGAATGGGAAAATTGCAGTTGTTTTAGGATCAGGTGGTGCCTCAAAAACAGTCGAAGCGTATTTAATGGATCATGGGATTAAGATGATCTATATTGTATCTCGGAATCCTGAACGGTTTAAAAACACAAAAAATAAAAGGTATACCAATTATGAAAATGCCCAATCTTTAACGGGAGATTTTTTAATTAATACCTCTCCTGTTGGGATGTACCCTAATGTTAAAGAGACTCCTTTAAGTGAAAAAGTTATTCAAAGATTTGATTATCTGATTGATTTGATTTACAACCCTAGTGAGACCACTTTCTTACGATTGGGATGTGAAAACAACAAACAAACGGCTAATGGGTTAGATATGTTAGTGGGTCAAGCTGTTCGAGCAGTAGAAATCTGGGAAAAGTGTTCGATTGATGAGCAAGTTACAGAAGAGTTGATTTCTGAATGGAAGAGACAAACTGGTGAAAGCTTATGA
- the aroF gene encoding 3-deoxy-7-phosphoheptulonate synthase — translation MIIVLKQGIKANEVKELAAKLESQGVTVSHFTDIKRDFLGLIGDTSGIDAHQLHAFSEVEQVIRVEDPYKRANRKFHPENSIIKIGDETIGGTKLGIIAGPCSVESEEQIVTIAKQLKQAGANFLRGGAFKPRTSPYSFQGLELEGLKMLQVAKAETGMPIVTELMSTKWVDQFVDSVDIIQIGARNMQNFDLLKEVGRTNTPVLLKRGLSATYKEWLMSAEYIMAGGNKNVILCERGIRTFETETRNTLDIQAVPVIKELSHLPIIIDPSHAGGMSYLVEAGAKSGIVAGADGLMIEVHNDPANAWSDGEQCLTPDEFARLMEKARKLAEFEGRSIDEAATILTK, via the coding sequence ATGATAATCGTATTAAAACAAGGAATCAAAGCAAATGAGGTTAAAGAACTAGCTGCTAAATTAGAATCTCAAGGAGTTACCGTGAGTCATTTTACCGATATCAAGCGCGATTTTTTAGGTCTGATTGGCGATACTAGTGGGATCGATGCTCACCAATTGCATGCTTTTTCGGAAGTAGAGCAAGTTATTCGAGTAGAAGATCCTTACAAAAGAGCGAATAGAAAATTTCATCCTGAGAATTCTATCATCAAAATTGGTGACGAAACAATCGGTGGTACTAAATTAGGAATTATCGCGGGACCATGTTCTGTAGAAAGTGAAGAACAAATTGTGACTATTGCAAAACAACTTAAACAAGCTGGTGCGAACTTCTTACGCGGAGGTGCATTCAAGCCAAGAACTTCTCCATACAGTTTCCAAGGTCTTGAATTAGAAGGATTAAAAATGCTCCAAGTTGCTAAAGCTGAAACGGGCATGCCTATTGTGACTGAATTGATGTCGACAAAATGGGTCGATCAATTTGTTGACTCAGTAGACATCATTCAAATTGGTGCACGCAACATGCAAAACTTTGATTTACTCAAAGAAGTTGGACGAACGAATACACCAGTCCTTTTAAAACGTGGCTTATCTGCAACCTACAAAGAATGGTTGATGTCAGCTGAGTACATCATGGCTGGAGGAAATAAAAATGTTATTTTATGCGAACGCGGCATTCGGACATTTGAAACAGAAACCCGCAATACACTAGATATCCAAGCTGTTCCTGTCATCAAAGAACTCTCTCACTTGCCAATTATTATTGATCCGAGCCATGCTGGTGGAATGTCTTACTTGGTTGAAGCAGGCGCTAAATCAGGTATCGTTGCCGGAGCAGATGGCTTAATGATTGAGGTTCACAATGATCCAGCTAACGCTTGGAGCGATGGCGAACAATGTTTGACACCAGATGAATTCGCTAGATTGATGGAAAAAGCTCGTAAGCTAGCTGAGTTCGAAGGTCGTTCAATCGATGAAGCAGCTACTATTTTGACCAAATAA
- the aroB gene encoding 3-dehydroquinate synthase: MSVLTVKLPTNEVSYELKIEKGILNRVSNEVSKIFTGAKIAIVTDETVYDLYAKSIIKDLKAADYEVQCSVLPPGEQTKTFDSLPTLYSAFADFGLTRSDLIIALGGGVIGDITGFAASSYLRGISYVQIPTTLLAQVDSSVGGKVGVDLPEGKNLVGTFYHPLLVLIDPLVLETLTDSAFADGMAEVIKYGCIKDLNLFHRLMNLSSRKEVMQHIDWLIETCCTIKQVIVQADEKDLGERMVLNFGHTLGHAIEAYYQYEKYTHGQGVAIGMVAISRIAESKRMTTVGTTDQLITLLQQHQLPIELENPEAYPKLLPYIKKDKKNIAGSLSVIVLADFGRATVHQTALSFFDSLDTGGTL, translated from the coding sequence ATGTCTGTCTTAACCGTTAAACTTCCAACAAATGAAGTGAGTTACGAATTAAAGATTGAAAAAGGAATACTCAACCGCGTCAGTAATGAAGTCTCAAAAATCTTTACTGGAGCTAAAATTGCCATTGTCACCGATGAAACCGTCTATGACCTTTACGCTAAATCTATTATAAAAGATTTAAAAGCAGCAGATTATGAAGTGCAGTGCAGTGTTTTGCCTCCGGGAGAACAGACTAAAACATTTGACTCGCTGCCCACTCTCTACAGTGCGTTTGCGGATTTCGGATTAACACGTAGCGACTTGATCATTGCTCTAGGCGGCGGCGTGATAGGGGATATTACTGGTTTTGCCGCTTCTTCTTACTTGAGAGGCATCTCCTATGTCCAAATTCCCACTACACTTCTAGCGCAAGTTGACAGTAGTGTAGGAGGAAAAGTGGGCGTCGATCTACCTGAGGGGAAAAACTTAGTTGGTACTTTTTATCACCCCCTACTCGTCTTGATCGATCCATTGGTCCTAGAAACCTTGACGGATTCTGCCTTTGCTGATGGAATGGCAGAAGTAATCAAATATGGCTGTATAAAAGACCTTAATTTATTTCATCGTCTGATGAACTTGTCTTCTAGAAAAGAAGTCATGCAGCACATTGATTGGCTCATTGAAACCTGTTGTACGATTAAACAAGTGATTGTGCAAGCAGATGAAAAAGATTTGGGTGAACGAATGGTGTTGAACTTTGGGCATACATTGGGACACGCTATAGAAGCCTATTACCAGTATGAAAAATATACCCATGGTCAAGGTGTGGCTATTGGTATGGTGGCTATTTCAAGAATCGCAGAATCCAAACGGATGACAACAGTTGGAACCACTGATCAGTTAATCACTCTCTTACAGCAACATCAATTACCTATAGAACTAGAAAACCCTGAAGCTTATCCTAAACTATTGCCTTATATCAAAAAAGACAAGAAAAATATTGCAGGCAGTTTATCCGTGATTGTTTTGGCTGACTTTGGACGCGCTACTGTACATCAAACGGCTCTGTCATTTTTCGATTCTTTAGACACTGGAGGAACACTATGA
- the aroA gene encoding 3-phosphoshikimate 1-carboxyvinyltransferase gives MTNLTLTTKKLSGTVTVPPSKSMAHRAVICASLAAGRSTIKNIQLSDDILATIEGMRSFGAIISYDNQTLTIEGIRNGAAKERRTINCNESGSTLRFLIPLATLFTGETHFIGQGHLGKRPLEPYQELFEAQSLHYEQAATKNLQLSVAGPLTPGIYEMRGDISSQFITGMLLTLPLLAEDSVLKITTHLESKGYIDLTLSVLQSFGIVIEQDEDGQEYRIKGQQTYTARDYTVEGDYSQAAFWLSANALGNELLVNGLDSDSLQGDQAIVSILDTVNGGSTESERVIDGAQVPDIIPVVALVAALSKGKTKIINLERLRIKESDRLVATQKELAALGAQIEIIGDSLLIEGVSELSGGQEVWSHKDHRMAMMLAIASTVCKEQIHIKDTDCVKKSYPNFWETFQQLGGKIHEWNMG, from the coding sequence ATGACCAACTTAACCCTTACCACTAAGAAATTAAGCGGAACCGTTACTGTCCCGCCTTCTAAAAGTATGGCGCATCGAGCAGTGATCTGCGCTAGTTTAGCAGCAGGTCGCAGTACGATCAAGAATATTCAACTATCTGATGATATTCTTGCAACTATCGAGGGTATGCGTTCGTTTGGAGCGATTATTTCTTATGATAATCAGACATTGACTATCGAGGGCATCCGCAATGGAGCAGCTAAAGAAAGGCGCACAATCAATTGCAATGAGTCCGGCTCTACCTTGCGTTTTCTGATTCCTTTAGCGACACTATTTACAGGAGAAACGCACTTTATCGGTCAAGGACATTTAGGCAAACGTCCGCTTGAACCTTATCAAGAATTATTCGAGGCTCAATCGCTCCACTACGAACAAGCCGCAACTAAAAACCTACAGTTGAGTGTCGCCGGACCTTTGACACCAGGTATCTATGAAATGCGTGGCGATATCAGTTCCCAGTTTATCACCGGTATGTTACTGACTTTGCCTTTACTTGCCGAAGACTCTGTCCTAAAAATTACGACTCATTTAGAATCGAAAGGCTACATTGATTTGACCCTGTCTGTCTTGCAATCCTTTGGCATTGTGATTGAACAAGATGAGGATGGACAAGAATACCGCATTAAAGGCCAGCAAACTTATACCGCTCGTGATTACACAGTTGAAGGGGATTACTCACAAGCAGCCTTCTGGTTGAGTGCAAATGCATTAGGGAATGAGCTTTTGGTAAATGGATTGGATTCAGATTCTTTACAAGGTGATCAAGCTATCGTCTCGATCTTAGATACAGTGAATGGCGGTTCTACTGAAAGTGAACGTGTCATAGATGGAGCTCAAGTACCAGATATTATTCCAGTAGTGGCTCTGGTCGCTGCATTAAGCAAAGGCAAAACAAAAATTATCAATCTGGAACGTCTACGGATCAAAGAAAGTGACCGATTAGTCGCCACTCAAAAAGAATTGGCTGCTTTAGGTGCACAGATTGAGATAATAGGAGATTCACTTTTGATCGAAGGGGTTTCTGAACTCTCCGGCGGTCAAGAAGTTTGGAGTCATAAGGATCATCGCATGGCTATGATGTTGGCTATTGCTTCAACCGTATGCAAAGAACAGATTCACATCAAAGACACAGATTGTGTCAAGAAGTCTTATCCCAACTTTTGGGAAACATTCCAACAACTAGGAGGAAAAATACATGAGTGGAATATGGGGTAA